From the Bremerella alba genome, one window contains:
- the carA gene encoding glutamine-hydrolyzing carbamoyl-phosphate synthase small subunit, with protein MPQPAKLALEDGTVFTGTAFGAIGEVAGEACFNTSMTGYQEILTDPSYRGQILTMTYPQIGNYGVNAEDMESAKIHMAGFIVREASRTVSNFRSEGSLDEFLKKNNVVGMADIDTRALVRRLRSHGAMKAILSSIDLDDASLVEKAKASDGLLGRNLVQEVLPDQQKMWEEDLSPWIKMGDRNRALTSRKEQDLHVLALDYGMKWNIPRHLRDLGCKVTVLPGTVSAEEVLSHDPDGIFLSNGPGDPEPLSGPVETIQGLLGKKPIFGICLGHQLLSLACGAKTFKLKFGHRGANQPVLDLETDKVEITSQNHGFAVEENTLPSCLEITHRNLNDNTVAGVKHKELPAFSVQYHPEASAGPHDSEYLFLRFREAMDERKGAATT; from the coding sequence ATGCCGCAGCCCGCCAAACTTGCTCTGGAAGATGGAACCGTTTTCACTGGCACCGCATTTGGAGCCATCGGCGAAGTCGCTGGCGAAGCTTGTTTCAACACATCGATGACAGGTTATCAGGAAATTCTGACCGACCCGAGCTATCGCGGCCAAATCCTGACCATGACTTATCCGCAAATTGGCAACTACGGTGTCAATGCCGAGGACATGGAGAGTGCTAAGATTCATATGGCAGGCTTTATCGTCCGCGAAGCGAGCCGCACGGTCAGTAACTTTCGCTCGGAAGGATCGCTTGACGAATTCCTAAAGAAGAATAATGTCGTTGGGATGGCCGATATCGACACGCGTGCCCTAGTGCGTCGACTGCGGTCCCACGGAGCGATGAAAGCAATCCTTTCCAGCATCGACCTGGATGATGCTTCCCTGGTGGAAAAAGCGAAAGCCAGCGATGGGCTACTAGGTCGCAACCTCGTTCAGGAAGTCCTCCCCGACCAGCAGAAGATGTGGGAAGAAGACCTCAGCCCCTGGATTAAGATGGGGGACCGTAATCGTGCACTTACCAGCCGCAAAGAACAAGACTTGCACGTGCTGGCTTTAGACTACGGCATGAAATGGAACATCCCTCGGCACTTGCGTGACCTGGGCTGCAAAGTCACCGTGCTGCCCGGAACGGTATCGGCGGAAGAAGTCTTAAGCCACGATCCGGATGGCATCTTTCTTTCCAACGGTCCTGGCGACCCCGAACCACTATCTGGCCCTGTCGAGACGATTCAGGGGCTTTTAGGTAAAAAGCCTATTTTCGGAATCTGTCTGGGGCATCAGCTGCTGTCCCTTGCTTGTGGTGCCAAGACGTTCAAGCTGAAGTTCGGACATCGAGGTGCCAACCAGCCGGTGCTCGACTTGGAAACCGATAAGGTTGAAATTACCTCGCAGAATCATGGTTTCGCCGTCGAAGAAAACACGCTTCCCAGTTGCCTGGAAATTACCCACCGCAATCTAAACGACAACACCGTTGCAGGCGTTAAGCACAAAGAACTGCCAGCATTCAGCGTGCAATATCACCCAGAAGCATCGGCCGGTCCTCATGATAGCGAGTACCTGTTCCTAAGGTTCCGCGAAGCAATGGACGAACGCAAAGGTGCCGCGACTACTTAG
- a CDS encoding CPBP family intramembrane glutamic endopeptidase, whose amino-acid sequence MFDDEDDYDYEDPYGPEMTARERAEGFIRTAVLFESALAFVAVGLGWFVDVAPWISASWDSDSVSAVLGAIGLGALATLPLLVAFMGLQYSDIQSLGELQDYMDREIVPLFREATLLELGMISLAAGLGEEALFRGVIQSYLHQLMGPEAGPAVPILLTSLLFGLVHFVTREYFIISAVMGAYLGLWFYYTGDIIVPIVIHTLYDWFALAYMKKYAPVDDENSSD is encoded by the coding sequence GTGTTTGACGACGAAGACGACTACGATTACGAAGATCCCTACGGCCCAGAAATGACCGCTCGAGAGCGAGCCGAAGGGTTTATCCGTACTGCGGTGCTTTTTGAATCAGCACTTGCGTTCGTCGCCGTAGGACTGGGGTGGTTCGTCGATGTCGCTCCTTGGATCAGTGCCAGTTGGGATAGTGATAGCGTCTCGGCAGTGCTCGGGGCAATCGGTCTGGGGGCCCTGGCGACGCTACCATTGTTGGTTGCATTCATGGGTTTGCAGTATTCCGACATACAGTCGCTCGGCGAACTTCAGGACTACATGGACCGAGAGATCGTCCCGTTATTTCGCGAAGCGACCCTTCTCGAACTGGGGATGATTAGCTTAGCTGCAGGGCTTGGCGAGGAAGCTCTCTTTCGCGGAGTGATTCAGAGCTACCTTCATCAACTTATGGGGCCTGAGGCTGGTCCTGCAGTGCCAATTCTCTTGACCAGCCTATTATTCGGCTTGGTGCACTTTGTGACGAGGGAATACTTCATCATCAGTGCCGTCATGGGGGCCTATCTCGGGCTTTGGTTTTATTACACCGGAGATATTATCGTTCCGATCGTCATCCATACACTGTACGACTGGTTTGCACTGGCGTACATGAAGAAGTATGCACCAGTGGATGACGAGAACTCGTCCGACTAA
- a CDS encoding PcfJ domain-containing protein: MSSRKQQMKQYVDEMLVCQQPCARHRRVYWNLIREVRAKSEILSVGFDPAIRKPEHLRVCIRALGYMAKYRTKWIRQPEFWRPEKFLVEPTSNRVALRSLMKHLFERYPVPNFMAFAWMRPHAKRWYHELYLHMAAGRGVRQFKQKPGIALSPTAAKCFLKTPDHLEPGEAMRWAQIRGFSGSKELAAELVRNTILKEPTRDERFWETMIRFLIREKPSYIQHASMLVDFVDEQRFQPAEKVWGRGGGPLPLQPKFSMKGRTLGSLWRHMSNWRQELLLKRPSLAQRNFHWPAIEVQPMVHQDGDVKWIIFELLNDRALMLEGAAMDHCVSDYVEQCADRKSSIWSMRIHLKGCPKRIVTIEVDPERKAIVQAQAKSNEDLSPAANEILRRWATREGLVMSLED; the protein is encoded by the coding sequence ATGAGTTCTCGTAAGCAGCAAATGAAACAATACGTAGACGAAATGCTCGTCTGCCAACAGCCTTGCGCACGGCATCGACGCGTGTATTGGAATTTGATACGCGAGGTGCGGGCGAAGTCTGAAATATTGAGTGTCGGATTTGATCCAGCTATCCGGAAGCCTGAGCATCTACGTGTTTGTATCAGGGCTCTCGGCTATATGGCTAAATACCGCACTAAGTGGATTCGCCAGCCCGAGTTCTGGCGTCCTGAGAAGTTTCTAGTAGAGCCGACCAGTAATCGAGTCGCCCTTCGATCGTTGATGAAACACTTGTTCGAACGCTATCCGGTGCCGAACTTTATGGCGTTTGCCTGGATGCGACCGCATGCCAAACGCTGGTACCACGAATTGTACCTGCACATGGCCGCTGGACGGGGTGTACGTCAATTCAAGCAGAAGCCTGGCATCGCGTTATCGCCGACGGCCGCTAAGTGTTTCCTTAAGACGCCCGATCATCTGGAACCTGGCGAAGCAATGCGGTGGGCTCAGATTCGTGGGTTCAGTGGTAGCAAGGAATTGGCCGCGGAGTTGGTTCGCAACACGATCCTGAAAGAACCGACTCGTGACGAACGTTTTTGGGAAACGATGATTCGTTTTCTGATTCGCGAGAAGCCAAGTTACATTCAGCATGCGTCGATGCTGGTTGATTTTGTCGACGAGCAGAGGTTTCAGCCAGCCGAAAAGGTTTGGGGACGCGGTGGAGGACCTTTGCCACTGCAGCCAAAGTTTTCGATGAAAGGGCGAACCCTTGGTTCTCTCTGGCGGCACATGAGTAACTGGCGGCAGGAATTACTGCTCAAACGGCCATCGCTGGCGCAGCGAAATTTCCATTGGCCAGCGATAGAGGTTCAGCCCATGGTGCATCAGGATGGCGATGTGAAATGGATCATTTTCGAGCTGTTGAACGACCGTGCCTTGATGCTGGAGGGAGCTGCGATGGATCACTGCGTCAGCGACTACGTCGAGCAATGCGCTGATCGGAAATCATCAATTTGGTCGATGCGGATCCATCTAAAAGGTTGCCCCAAACGCATTGTGACGATCGAAGTCGATCCGGAAAGGAAAGCAATCGTGCAGGCTCAAGCCAAGAGCAATGAAGATCTGAGCCCTGCAGCGAATGAAATCCTACGGCGTTGGGCTACGCGAGAAGGATTGGTGATGAGTCTGGAAGACTAG
- a CDS encoding aminotransferase class I/II-fold pyridoxal phosphate-dependent enzyme, whose product MSDSAQTNDDQQDPPFEVQFAQRVYRLPPYMFGRINALLYEKRVAGNDVIDMGMGNPSDPPADYVMEKMCEAVQDVRNHGYSKSNGIRNLRREVASKYLKKYGVRLDPESEVMVCLGSKEGFSHMCLAMMGPGDTAIVPAPYFPVHTYAVALASGNVISLDVGDSEKFLSNIAYTCEHLYPKPKLLIICYPHNPSTVTVEPEFFVDVVKIAKKYGLMVISDFAYADVAFDGYKPPSFLSAPGASDVGVEFTTMSKGYNMAGWRVGYCAGNKEMIRGLGTIKGYYDYGMFQAIQIASIIALREGDAAVEAQSQIYQSRRDALVEGLVRLGWDVTPPRAGMFVWAKIPDQWQKKMSTMDFAMMLLEKGDVAVSPGSGFGPSGEGYLRLSLVENENRLRQAVRQIKGCLKDADSESIST is encoded by the coding sequence ATGTCCGATTCCGCTCAAACCAATGACGACCAACAAGACCCTCCTTTTGAGGTTCAATTCGCGCAGCGTGTCTATCGCTTGCCTCCGTACATGTTTGGGAGAATTAATGCCCTGCTGTACGAAAAGAGAGTCGCTGGAAACGACGTTATCGATATGGGAATGGGTAACCCGTCAGACCCGCCCGCTGATTACGTCATGGAAAAGATGTGCGAAGCTGTTCAGGATGTTCGCAACCACGGTTACAGCAAGTCCAACGGTATCCGTAACTTGCGCCGAGAAGTCGCCTCCAAATACCTCAAAAAGTATGGCGTTCGGCTAGATCCCGAATCGGAGGTCATGGTCTGCCTAGGATCCAAGGAAGGCTTTTCGCATATGTGTCTGGCCATGATGGGGCCTGGCGACACGGCGATTGTTCCGGCACCTTATTTTCCAGTCCACACTTATGCTGTCGCGTTGGCTTCAGGAAATGTGATTTCACTGGACGTTGGCGACAGCGAAAAGTTTCTCTCGAACATCGCCTACACGTGCGAGCACCTTTATCCTAAGCCCAAGCTTCTCATCATTTGCTATCCACATAACCCTTCGACAGTGACCGTCGAGCCGGAATTCTTTGTGGATGTGGTGAAGATTGCCAAAAAATATGGGCTGATGGTTATCAGCGACTTCGCTTATGCGGATGTCGCATTCGATGGATACAAGCCACCAAGCTTCCTCTCAGCCCCTGGTGCCAGTGACGTAGGTGTTGAATTCACGACGATGAGCAAAGGCTATAACATGGCCGGCTGGCGAGTCGGGTATTGTGCTGGCAATAAAGAGATGATCCGTGGCCTTGGTACCATCAAAGGCTACTACGACTACGGCATGTTCCAGGCTATCCAAATTGCGTCGATCATCGCTCTGCGAGAAGGAGATGCGGCGGTCGAAGCCCAGAGCCAGATCTATCAAAGCCGCCGAGATGCCCTGGTTGAAGGCCTGGTTCGACTTGGCTGGGACGTGACACCGCCTCGTGCTGGAATGTTTGTTTGGGCAAAAATCCCCGACCAATGGCAGAAGAAGATGAGTACGATGGACTTCGCCATGATGCTGCTTGAGAAAGGGGACGTTGCTGTCAGTCCCGGCAGTGGCTTTGGACCAAGTGGTGAAGGGTATCTGCGACTTAGCCTGGTTGAGAATGAAAATCGACTTCGTCAGGCTGTCCGTCAGATCAAAGGCTGCTTGAAAGACGCCGATTCGGAATCGATTTCAACTTAA
- the ppdK gene encoding pyruvate, phosphate dikinase encodes MAKKTAKKSKPSKMVYYFGKTKTEGKGVKKDLLGGKGLNLAEMTAIGLPVPPGMTITTQVCADYYKNGKKLPKGLMDEVHDAIASLEKELGKKFGDSKNPLLVSVRSGAAVSMPGMMNTILNLGLTDESVVGLANATDNERFAYDAYRRLIDMFGDVVMDVDREHFEEAFSAIKKKYKAKLDNEVPAAGLIELCNEYKAIYQKYAGEEFPQDPMKQLELAVEAVFKSWNTTRAVRYREVEGIRGLLGTAVNVQSMAYGNMGQDSGTGVAFTRNPSTGENKFYGEFLIDAQGEDVVAGIRTPQPVSEMSKWNKAVYKQLIEIKDILEAHYKDVQDIEFTIEKGELFMLQTRNGKRTGAAAVKIACDMVKEGLIDEETALLRIPANDLTQLLLPSFTVESKKDATILTRGLPASPGAAVGVLAFTAQEAVDRTHAGEKVILCRKETSPEDIDGMHSAVGILTSTGGMTSHAAVVARGWGRCCVAGAGEVEIDEKTRKIKVGGKTFKHSDTISIDGSTGEVMAGTVETSEPKLSGDFAKVMKWADKYRTLGVRTNADTPNDSKRARDFGAEGIGLCRTEHMFFEEDRITSMREMILAESEEDRREALAKLLPYQREDFIGIFTAMKNLPVTVRLLDPPLHEFLPHDPKAQKEMASLIGVSPAKVKSRVAALHESNPMLGHRGCRLSVTYPEILEMQVTAIVEAAIECKKKRINVMPEIMIPLVGTAAELALLREKAEETIAKTKEAKGYSGELNILIGTMIEIPRAALTADEVAEHAEFFSFGTNDLTQMTFGYSRDDINTFLPDYTRLEILPTDPFQSLDTSGVGQLVEMGVTKGRKGRKGLKCGICGEHGGDPASINFCHTVGLDYVSCSPFRVPIARLAAAQAAIRNSK; translated from the coding sequence ATGGCCAAGAAAACGGCAAAGAAATCCAAGCCCTCGAAGATGGTGTACTACTTCGGCAAGACCAAAACCGAAGGCAAAGGGGTCAAAAAGGATCTGCTCGGCGGTAAAGGGCTGAATCTGGCAGAAATGACCGCGATTGGCCTGCCAGTCCCTCCTGGCATGACCATCACCACGCAAGTCTGTGCCGACTACTACAAAAACGGCAAGAAGTTGCCTAAGGGCTTGATGGATGAAGTCCACGATGCAATCGCTTCGTTGGAAAAAGAATTGGGCAAGAAGTTCGGCGACAGCAAGAACCCGCTGCTCGTTTCGGTTCGCTCGGGTGCTGCCGTTTCGATGCCCGGTATGATGAACACCATTCTGAATCTCGGTTTGACCGATGAATCGGTTGTCGGCTTGGCAAATGCAACTGACAACGAACGTTTCGCCTATGACGCTTACCGCCGCCTGATCGACATGTTTGGCGACGTCGTGATGGACGTCGATCGCGAGCACTTCGAGGAAGCATTCAGCGCGATCAAGAAGAAATACAAAGCGAAGCTGGACAATGAAGTCCCAGCGGCTGGCCTGATCGAGCTTTGCAACGAATACAAAGCGATCTACCAGAAGTACGCCGGTGAAGAATTTCCTCAAGACCCCATGAAGCAGTTGGAATTGGCTGTCGAAGCGGTCTTCAAGTCGTGGAACACCACGCGTGCCGTTCGCTACCGCGAAGTCGAAGGCATCCGCGGTCTGCTGGGTACAGCCGTCAACGTCCAGTCGATGGCTTACGGCAACATGGGCCAGGACAGCGGTACCGGCGTGGCTTTCACCCGTAACCCGTCGACCGGCGAAAACAAGTTCTACGGCGAGTTCCTGATTGACGCTCAGGGTGAAGACGTCGTGGCCGGTATTCGTACGCCACAGCCTGTTTCCGAAATGAGCAAGTGGAACAAGGCCGTCTACAAGCAGCTGATTGAAATCAAGGACATCCTGGAAGCCCACTACAAAGACGTTCAGGACATCGAGTTCACCATCGAGAAGGGTGAGCTGTTCATGCTGCAGACTCGTAACGGTAAGCGTACCGGCGCGGCTGCCGTGAAGATCGCCTGCGACATGGTAAAGGAAGGTCTGATCGACGAAGAGACCGCCCTGCTCCGCATTCCAGCGAACGACCTGACGCAATTGCTGCTACCAAGCTTCACGGTAGAATCGAAGAAGGACGCTACGATCCTAACGCGTGGCCTGCCTGCTTCGCCAGGTGCTGCCGTGGGCGTTTTGGCCTTCACCGCACAGGAAGCCGTCGATCGTACCCATGCTGGCGAAAAGGTCATCCTTTGCCGTAAAGAAACCAGCCCAGAAGATATCGACGGGATGCACTCTGCGGTTGGTATTCTCACCTCGACCGGTGGTATGACCAGTCACGCCGCCGTGGTGGCTCGTGGTTGGGGTCGCTGCTGCGTCGCAGGTGCCGGTGAAGTCGAGATCGACGAGAAGACTCGCAAGATCAAAGTCGGTGGCAAGACCTTCAAGCACTCCGACACCATCTCGATCGACGGATCGACAGGCGAAGTCATGGCTGGCACCGTCGAGACGAGCGAACCGAAGCTCTCCGGCGACTTCGCCAAGGTCATGAAGTGGGCCGATAAGTATCGAACCCTTGGTGTCCGCACCAATGCTGATACCCCGAACGACTCGAAGCGTGCTCGCGACTTCGGTGCGGAAGGGATCGGCCTGTGCCGTACCGAGCATATGTTCTTCGAGGAAGATCGTATCACCAGCATGCGTGAAATGATTCTTGCTGAAAGCGAAGAAGATCGTCGTGAGGCCCTGGCGAAGCTACTACCGTATCAGCGTGAAGACTTCATCGGCATCTTCACCGCCATGAAGAACCTGCCCGTGACGGTCCGTCTGTTGGATCCGCCGCTGCACGAGTTCCTGCCGCACGATCCCAAGGCTCAAAAGGAAATGGCCAGCCTGATCGGCGTTTCTCCTGCTAAGGTGAAATCGCGTGTGGCTGCCTTGCACGAATCGAACCCGATGCTTGGTCATCGTGGCTGCCGGTTGAGTGTCACCTATCCAGAAATTCTGGAAATGCAGGTCACCGCCATCGTTGAAGCGGCTATCGAATGCAAGAAGAAGCGTATCAACGTGATGCCGGAAATTATGATTCCGCTGGTTGGGACCGCTGCTGAGCTCGCATTGCTGCGTGAAAAGGCCGAAGAAACGATCGCCAAGACCAAGGAAGCCAAAGGCTACAGCGGCGAATTGAATATCTTGATCGGTACCATGATCGAAATTCCACGTGCTGCTCTAACCGCCGATGAAGTCGCTGAACATGCCGAGTTCTTCAGCTTCGGTACCAACGACCTCACGCAGATGACCTTTGGTTACAGTCGCGACGACATCAATACGTTCCTGCCAGACTATACCCGCTTGGAAATCCTGCCGACGGACCCGTTCCAGTCGCTCGACACCTCCGGCGTGGGTCAACTGGTCGAAATGGGCGTCACCAAGGGTCGTAAGGGTCGCAAAGGCCTGAAATGCGGTATCTGTGGTGAACACGGTGGTGACCCGGCTTCGATCAACTTCTGTCACACCGTTGGCTTGGACTACGTGAGCTGCTCACCATTCCGCGTGCCAATCGCACGCTTGGCAGCTGCTCAGGCTGCGATTCGCAACAGCAAGTAA
- a CDS encoding DoxX family protein — MNETEIAPSTEQSRSTPVAAKWTGRAISALVGLAFLASAALKFVGGPGLEEGFSHLGLPMEIQYPLATLELVIAIIYLIPQTAVLGAILLTGYIGGAICTHWRVGDVFVVQVIIGVLIWLGIFLRDRRLWALLPVRS, encoded by the coding sequence ATGAACGAGACAGAGATTGCCCCTTCCACCGAGCAGTCGAGATCGACGCCAGTCGCGGCAAAGTGGACAGGGCGGGCCATTTCCGCGCTCGTCGGTTTGGCCTTTCTCGCCAGCGCCGCATTGAAATTTGTCGGAGGGCCGGGACTGGAAGAAGGCTTCTCCCACTTGGGATTGCCGATGGAGATTCAGTATCCGCTGGCTACTTTGGAACTGGTCATTGCGATCATTTATCTGATCCCGCAAACGGCCGTTCTCGGGGCTATCCTTCTGACCGGCTACATCGGCGGCGCGATTTGTACACACTGGAGAGTCGGGGACGTGTTCGTCGTGCAGGTGATCATCGGCGTGTTGATATGGCTCGGCATTTTCTTGCGAGATCGCCGCTTATGGGCGTTGCTTCCGGTGCGGTCATAG